Part of the Ictalurus punctatus breed USDA103 chromosome 9, Coco_2.0, whole genome shotgun sequence genome is shown below.
tttttggTTTGATTAAAAGTGTCAGTTTCTATTAGATTTTAAATCATACGAAGCCTCAACTGCattaagaaaatgtaaatatatgaaAAAGTTCCAATACAAGGAATACTTATATACTGTAAGAATAGCTGCAACTAAAATAAACTTTCGTCTTCGGCGACATCTTGTGGCGAAATGAACGCATGACACATTAAGTTGAGTTAACGCTACAAACATGTAATCTGCACTTAACTATTGCTGAGAAGGAGTCAATAATTAGAAATAAAATCTCAGTAAAGACAATTCtgcacagccttctttgctcatatttaccatataatggtgccagtattagtggatGGAAATGTATTTGAATTCATCCCGTTATCTAGGGCAAAGTCCTAAAAAACCTCACTTCTCCCTAcctaagtgcactacataggctTCTGAACACCCAGTGTAGTGCACTAAGTGTCCAATAGGGAGCAGATTCGGTTTAGGATCACGAGACACGTCCTTCACGTCGTTCACGTAGGAAACAGGAAGTTACAGAAGCTTGAAATCAAACGTGTAATGACGcatcgtacacacacacacacacacacatacactcagagATAACACATTTTAAACTCCATCTTATAAGAGATTGCTTGAGTTCAGACCTCAGTATTTATGTTTGCAGATCACTGCAGGAAGATGAgactgttattattttatatacactgcAGTGTGCTTGTGTTTCCTGTCTCAGGCAGTTTGGGAAGCTCTGCTGCACACAGGTGTTTCTGCAAGGTGAGTAACACCTTCCACCTACACTCACAAAATTCAACTAGGAGTCACATATTTCTGTCTTAATTCCTATTTATGTTAGTTCCAGGTTCAGTGAGATTgtgcaataatagtaatagtagtagtactagtcgtagttttagtaataataataatagtagtagtaatagttgtagtagtagttttactaataatagtagtagtactacTAGTAGttttagtaataatagtaggagtagttgtagtaataacGGTAGTTGTAGTATGAGTAGTAGTaattttagtaataataatagtagtagtatgagtagtaacagtagcagtAGTTTTACTAATAATAGTACTAGTACTACTAGTAGttttagtaataatagtagtagttttacTAATAATTGTAGTCgtcgtagtagtagttgtagtacgagtagtaggagtagttttagtaataataatagtagtagtatgagtagtagtagttttactaATAATAGTGGTAGttttagtaataatagtagtagtaatagttgtagtagtagtagttttactaATAATTtactagtaatagtagtagtagttgctgtagtagtagttgtagtaggagtagtagtagtagtagttgtagtatgagtagtagtagtagttgtattagtagtagtagtagtagtagttgtattagtagtagtagtagtatgagtagtagttgtattagtagtagtagttgtagtatgagtagtagtagttgtattagtagtagtagtagtatgagtagtagttgtattagtagtagtagttgtagtatgagtagtagtagtagtagttgtattagtagtagtagtagttgtagtatgagtagtatgagtagtagtagtagtagtagtagttgttgtagtatgagtagtagttgtattagtagtagtagttgtagtatgagtagtagtagtagtagttgtattagtagtagtagtagttgtagtatgagtagtatgagtagtagtagtagttgtattagtagtagtaatagtaggagtagttgtattagtagtagtagttgtattatgagtagtagtagttttagtaatagtaggagtagttgctgtagtagtagttgtagtatgagtagtagtagttgtattagtagtagtagttgttgtagtatgagtagtagttgtattagtagtagtagttgtagtatgagtagtagtagtagtagttgtattagtagtagtagtagttgtagtatgagtagtatgagtagtagtagtagttgtattagtagtagtaatagtaggagtagttgtattagtagtagtagttgtattatgagtagtagtagttttagtaatagtaggagtagttgctgtagtagtagttgtagtatgagtagtagtagttgtattagtagtagttgtagtatgagtagtagtagtagtagttgtattagtagtagttgtagtatgagtagtagttgtattagtagtagtagttgtagtatgagtagtagtagtagtagtagttgtattagtagtagtagtagttgtagtatgagtagtatgagtagtagtagttgtattagtagtagtagttgtagtatgagtagtagtagtagtagtagttgtattagtagtagtagtagttgtagtatgagtagtatgagtagtagtagttgtattagtagtagtagtagttgtagtatgagtagtagttgtattagtagtagtagttgtagtatgagtagtagtagtagtagtagttgtattagtagtagtagtagttgtagtatgagtagtatgagtagtagtagtagttgtattagtagtagtagtagtagtagttgtagtatgagtagtaggagtagttgtattagtagtagtagttgcattatgagtagtagtagttttagtaatAGTAGGAGTAGTTGTAGTTATAGTAAAATTTTAATCGACAAAGtgtaaacaataacattttagTAACGCTTGGTACTGCTTATCCGTGTAGTGGAATTGGTTTGGAACTAAAtggaatgtaaatgtttattcgGGTGCCTGCTTATTGTCCATCTTAGGTCACCGGTAGTCTGGACGACTGCGCCTGCGATGTGGAAACAATCGATGAGTTCAACAACGAGAAGCTCTTCCCCCAACTTCAGAAACTCCTTTCGTCGGATTATTTCAGGTTCTATAAGGTGGGATGCCTTACTGGACATTCTGAACTTGAACCCTTTTGTTGTCATGGATGATCTGCTGTAGCGTTTATTCCTGTACAACTAACCTTCTACTACTCAGGTGAACCTAAATAACCCGTGTCCGTTCTGGACAGACAGCGGCCACTGTGGTCTCCGAGACTGTGCCGTTAAACCATGCACACCTGTGAGTCTTTTCACTCGTCCTTTTAAAAGTATACACTGTATCAAAGTTCTGTCagttctagtgaaggaggcgtggcctctgtacctgtcagttctagtgaaggaggcgtggcctctgtacctgtcagttctagtgaaggaggcTTTGTATGTTGTCTTAATCacactataatatatatattagtagataaatataaagaataaaagatTGTACTTCTTTGTTGGTATAACGTATTATATAATTTATGTACAGAATGAAGTACCTGAGGGGCTGAAATCCAGCAGCTACAAGGTACGGGCCAAGCTAGCTAATGAACTACCTCGCTTTGACAATCAGTACTGTGGAGACTGTatttaatggctgtgtgtgtgtgtgaacagtatTCATTAGAGGCCAACCAGCACACAAAGGAGTGTGAAATGGCAGAAAAGCTCGGCGCTGTCAATAGCTCTCTAAGGTAAACAACGGggaattatactgtacataacaCAGAACTTGAAACGTACACACGGGCTGTTTAATCTCTACAGATAATGTTTGCGTAGAAGTAGCGCAAGTGTATCCATGACTCGGAGTCGCCTGTGGATCAAAATCTACTTTCCCGTCGTTCATTCAGTTAGTGTGCATACCGGGTGTTGACGGTGGGTGAGTACATTTCAAGTCATAACACCGGGTCATATTACAAAGCTTCAGTAAAACGGCTGGTGTGTTAACCAAGTTGCTAATTGCAAATACAATGATGAATTCAtcacacaaattaaataaataaattttttttaaaaagccaacaAAAGTCGCTGTCTGTCTGAAAAGCcgattcactgaaggggaaaggacgctGGACCCGACGAATGCACTTTCGGTGAACTTTGACCCGAGGATTGCAAATAATGCAGACCAAATGGGCAGGACTGTGGTCTGTTTGGTCGCAACAGCTGCTTAGAATATTTCTCTTCGGTGTTTTATTGACTGCGCACATCTGGAAAATAATTGCAGTCCTGTTCCCCCGCCGAACGCTAGGGTTTCTCTTGTAaaattctgttgtgtttttctctctgccttTTCTAATTCGCAGCGTTCTGAGGACGTTTTTCCCCTGAAATGTACAATTCTGTAAATTTATTCCTCGTTGACGGTCATCTAATCAAATAATGCAacgtcatgtttcatgtttctcaTGGAGACTaggcttttttgtgtgtgtgtgtgtgtgttgtgtaaatTCTGACTCCGAGTTTGTGTCGTACAGTGATGAAACCCGGCAAGCTCTGCTCGAGTGGAACCGGCACGACGACGAGGCCGACCGTTTTTGCATGCACGATGGTAATTTAGCAGAGCAAAGACATTTGCATAGAAACCGAGCTATTATTATCCACTGCCTGTCCGAGATCTGTTTATATTTGACTCTTgaatcctttttttatttttttattttaagaacgAGTGTTAGAATTCCAGTTAAGAAATGACCGTGTATCCAAAAATCCCGTTGTACTTTATTTGAACTGTTGCGCTCCTGGACATGTTATTTCTTTATCTGCGACTTAACTTAAAACCTCCTCGAAATCCGATATCGAGAAATCCAGATCCAGTCATTCGGTTTGCACAAAAGATTCAACGAGTCAGATTTCGTTTGCGGATCTGATCCGAGATTAACAACTTTCGGATTTCACGGAAGTTCGTCCGAAACGAATAAGCACAGGCGAGTGTTAATGCCGAATCATCATCATTTACAGTACTTTTCATTAATGAAGAATTTAATGGTTTTTAACATtccgattttttttatttatttttttgctcccGTATGACAGACTCGAACGCCTCGTTTCATCTGTCTTCCCAGAGCGTCTTTATTAACTCGGTTATTTCCCCCAGATGAAGATTCTCCGGATTCGCAGTATGTCGATCTCCTCCTGAACCCCGAGCGATACACTGGATATAAGGGACCCGAGGCCTGGCAGATCTGGAACAGTATATATGAAGAGAACTGTTTCAAGTAAGGTCACAGTATGTGGTGTAAAGATGAGCGAACACGTCGTTTATCTGGCACAGGAAAGCTGTTTGTTTCAGCGGTTTAGATTAGAATCAGTGTCGGGGCAAGTGAGTGCAAAAGCGCAGGAAAAGACTTTTACACACAGTTCTACATCGAATCAAAGTTATTCTGGGACGACTGGGGGTTCAATGTGTACTTGCTTCGCAGGTATTCCATGATATGATATAACGGCAAATTTTTGGATTATAAGacgaataaaacattttaagtaCCACATTCatgtagtaacagtaactcttcttcttcttcttcttattattattattttcctgtaacagcatgcattCTCCTGTTTAATACTTTACTTACCTTACATGATTGAATTAAGTGCATCAGTTTCACTGGTGGTTATAAACACCGTGCACACTTCCTGGCCAGTTTATTAGACCACATGGTGAGTGTACTGGAGACGGCAGTTCATCTTTTTCCATTCACACTGTATGTTAATTGAGCTCTAATTAGTGTCTGACCTTGCACTGTTCCTTTTTGGTCAGATTCTGACACTTTAACGTACGTTAAATTTCAGCACCCACCACCGGTGCATGTGTTAGACTCATAGCAGCACCACACACCACCATGAGAGTGTCACGTCGGTGCTGAGAATTACTCAACACGTTCTATCTCCTGCGGTTGTCCTGTTGTTTGCGTGGCAATAATGTATGAAAGCAGCCGAAAATTATACACTTACAATATGACGTATTGTAGGTTTACTGAGTTATTTTGGTATTACTTTTTCAGACCATACACAGTTAAACGACCACTGAACCCTCTGGTGTCGAGCAGTGGTAAGActttaaaaatctttaatatTAGACTGTATGTTTAGTGATTTTTCGGCGTTCGCAAATGCGAATCTTTTGTTAATTCAGCTTTCCTGTTTGTGTTGCAGGAGATAGTGAAGGTAAGGAAGACGGCTCTGtacatttgcattcatttgaaCGTTGGCTTAATTGTCTTAAAGGTTCTTTTGATTGTAAAGTTCTAGGTTGGCACAATTGCTCTAAAGTTCTAAAAGTTGACTTATTTGTCATACACCTGCAGAGGTTGACTTAAAAACTTTTACATAATTGATCTTACATACATTCCTATAGGTTGGTTTATTCgtttttaaagttttaacaTGGACTTCTAAAGCTTGTATTCATTTTTGTAAAGTTCTTAAGTCTTAACCGTCCTAATATTCTAAAGGCTGactcggttttttttttttccttaaatgtTAAGTTCGAAATTTTGTCTTTTAATTGTTGTAAATTTGAACTGTAAAGTTGTAAAGCCTGacagtatttttttaacatcattTTCTAATCACCGTCCTAATATTCTAAAGGctgactcattttttttttaaatgtaaagttcTAGAGCTTGTCTTCATTATTTGATATACATTTCTATAggttggcatctctaaatttcTAAATTCTAAAGGCTGACGTTTTTAACATAAACGTCTAAAGCTCGTTTCGGTCGTCGTTACGTTTAAAGATGATTTTTAATTGTCTTAACGTTCTAGAGCTGACTTAATCTTCTTTTAACATAAAGTTCTAAAGCTTGTCTTAATTGTTGGAAAGTTTAACTGTACATTTCTAAAGGCTGATATAACTGTTCCAAAGTTCGTAAAGTTGACATATGTTATAAACCTCTGGAGAATTATAGTACTagtcataaaaaataaaggcagacaaaaatttttttaaatatatatacatttctaTGGGTTGACATCATTGTTCCAAAGTTCTAAAAGCTgacttaattattttttttttttttaaacataaacctCTAAAGCTCGTTTCAATTGTTGTAAAGTTTACAGGTCACCTTAAAGTTGTCTTAAAGTTCTAAAGGctgacttaattttttttttttttaaacgtaaacCTCTAAAGCTCGTTTCAATTGTTGTAAAGTTTACAGGTCACCTTAAAGTTGTCTTAAAGTTCTAAAGGCTgacttaatatttttttaacataaagcTCTAGAGCTTGTCTTAATCGTTGGAAAGTTTTAACTGTAAAGTTCTAAAAgctgacaaaatatttttaacatgaATTTGTAACGATCGTCTTCGGTTTGTCAAGTTTAACAAGTGTTCCAAAAAGTTCTGTAAACATTTTTCTTACTTGCCACTAGAAACCTCTAGAGGATGCCTACAGTCACTTAAAGTAATTATAATTCAAAACGTCGACATCgattatttttacataaagttcTATAGATTGTCTTAACTGTTCCAAACTTCTAACGCTTAATTGTTGGAAACTTCACGTTGTCTGAACTGTCCTGATGTTCAAAAGACTTCATTGATGTTTTTTTAACATACATTTATCGAGCTTGTCTCAAACATAGTAAAATTCTAAAGGTTGTCTTAACTGTCCAAACGTTTCAAAAGTTGAAAGTAAAGgttgtattcatttatattacatGTAGTAAATGTTGGTGTAATTGAGAATCCGGTTGTAAAGCTCTTTTTGTATTTTAGGAAGGGGATTCTACAAATGGCTGGAAGGTAAGCAGCACTTgccatgcgtgtgtgtgtgtgtgtgcgcaagcGCACGTGTCTTGTTCTTTAACGTGCTTTCCCCCTGTACGTAGGTCTGTGTGTGGAGAAAAGAGCTTTCTTCAGGCTCGTCTCAGGACTGCACGCGAGTATAAATGTGCACCTGAGCGCCAGGTATCTGCTGGATGGTGAGTCACGTCAACGTTCTATCCAAATGTTcacatttacatataatttACATATAGGCGGAGTCCGTTACAGTCTCTTATGTAGTACCGTCAAACGTCGCGTCCTGTTTGTTATTGATCAGATAACTGGTTTGAGAGGAAGTGGGGTCCCAACGTCACCGAGTTCCAGCTGAGGTTTGATGAAGAACTGACGAAAGGAGAAGGACCCAAGCGTCTGAGGAACCTCTATTTCCTTTATCTGATCGAGCTCCGTGCCCTGGTTAAAGTCCTGCCTTTCTTCGagcgtccatccgtccatctttACACAGGAGAGGCAGAACAAGACGAGCAGATTAAAGAGCTGCTCGTAGGGCTCCTCCGTGTGGCCAAGTAAGAGGATGGGTAGATTTTTCCAAAATTAAATTCATGGtatcacaatttatttatttatttttttaatgttctcaTTTTCAAAGACATATTTAAATACCatttaataatcaattatgataTTATTTAAGGCAAACTTGTCGAGGAGATCATTCTTAACCGCTTAGTAGTGTAGTAAGGAATACAACATTTGGGGTTGTGCCGATCACCTGCGAACTTCTAGCATTTTTAAAGCCGGTCTTAGAGTAGTGGCGTGTTCCTTGCACGACAGCCTTTCAGCCCGTGGTGATGTAGGTCTCTGTTAATGGCGGATGATGCCTCCAACTCCTTCGAAAGTTCCTTTGTTGTTCACCATTTCGGGGAAAGTGGAAGAAGGTTTGAAAGAGAGAGTTACAGGAAGGACCCTCGGCATGGATAACCGACACAGGAGCAGTTCATTTAAATATCACGATGTCATTTCATTCACGTGATTACTAAACGTGCACGTTTTAAAAGCAACAACCGTGTCGTTTCCAGGTCTTTCCCGTTGCATTTCGATGAAACCACGCTGTTTGCAGGCGATAAGACCGAAGCGGCAAAATTAAAAGTCAGTACACGGCACCCACAGTTCGTTCAAGTAAAATGAAGTGCACTGTGATCCCCTGATCCGTTACTCATCTGTTCATCAGGATGACTTCAGGCGGACTTTTAAGAACATCTCCAGGATCATGGACTGTGTAGGATGCTTCAAGTGTAGGCTGTGGGGCAAACTGCAGGTACGAGTACCAGAAATGTCCCCCGTTCCCTCGACTGATTCGAACGGGATATCGACGCACGTCACGTGCTCGATGTCTGACGGTCAGTCACGTATTTCTCGTTTAGACCCAGGGTTTAGGCACGGCTCTGAAGATCCTGTTCTCGGAGAAGCAAATTGAAACACTTCCTCAGTCCGGCAGCGCCAAACCGTCCTTCCAGCTCAGCCGGCAGGAGATCGTTTCCCTCTTCAACGCTTTCGGGAGGTACGGACGCTTTCgcactttttacattttaaaaaattgttttatttctagATACTTTCACTTCTATATCAGTTAAATAACAGATCATTTACCTTAAAAGCACCTCACATTGAGGTTCTATGAACTAATATTATTTAACCTTAAATAAGCAATGAAGCACAGAGGAACACGCTGTTATAGGGAAAATAATCCGTGACACAAAGCGGACTTACACTTACCGATcggaagttgattatttttctgtaacagcacgtcccgtggtgttttattcctttcgtACTACATCAGCTCGCCAATGACTACagatttaaatttattaatgaacacatactttaaatgtaactataaacactTAAATGCTGTGTAGCATCCACAATACAAGGTAAACCGAACAGGTAAACAGTGATGAACATCAACCTTTAATGCTGGTCTTAATTATTAGgcttagttgttgtttttaaaaagaaattattattattattattatttagaaaagTGTTAGTTACTTGGAAAACGTTGCTTATGGTTTGTTCATGTTAACTAATGTGTCAAATCAGTAAAGAGAACCTTCATGTTACTAATAAGCTatatgttgatttaaaaaaaaaaattattattattacatatatattttttttaaaatgacatttcccCCTAGAATCTCAACAAGTATTCGAGAACTGAAGAACTTCCGGAAACTGTTATCACAGCTCAAGCAATAAGGCGATCTCGGCCCGTTCCTGATTGCTGTCTATCCACCGAGACGTGTTCGACGCTCCAagttttgcttctttagttttctACGGGAATCGGGAGAAGATTGTAGCTACCAGTTTAGCACGTCAAGTATTTGAACCAGACTCGTTTATGTGCTTTCAGACACGTTGTTATTATCTATTAAAAtggaagaaataaaataaataaataaataaataaggtcgTCGCAGAAGTAAAAACAGTACTGACGGACATTTCAAAGCTGAATCGCATGCTTTCTCAGCACATGGCTCGGTGTCACTCGATGCTGGTCGTGTCGTTTTCGGTGCGTTTAGGTGTGATGCTCACTTGTTTAGCTCGATCAGCTACGGAAGAAAACTTCAACCAACAAACATGTCTTGGACGTTCGGTTACAATTGGCGTGACGAAAacgaggagaaaaaaaaagaagtctttTTTGGCCCAACTGTTCGTTTAAGCTAGACTCGGGAAGCGGGGTTGAAAATCATGAGGAACTTTACAGTTGAAAGTCTCTGAGCTAGCGAGACATCCTTCGAAACGTGCACATCTGTCCGAGACCTTGGCGATACGGCTACCCCTGAACACCCCGAGCACTTTAATGACCGAGGGTTAAATTTGATCACTTAGCACAATTTGCACTATGGCTTATCGATGGAATGTATTTCGCAATGAAGTTCGGAGGGAAAATGAGAATTACGACTACTCCCAGATAGGATtcaagaataaatgaataaataagtaaataaataaataaataaaaattctctcAGGGATTTAAAAGTCAAAAGTTTTTGAAACCGATCCGAGACGACGGATGTGGAAATGAAACTTGTCATTCTGGAGTCAGGCGCTGTTGACGAATAAAGATCATTTTTGGGTGATTTTTCTATCGCATACACTTTAAACTATcgtggtttttgtttgtttcttcgtATCACCGTACTTCATGTCCACTGTTCGCGTTACGTATTGTGATATTTAGTTGTACGTTTGAACGGATACATCATctttacaaaaataatatattaaaggACTATAACATGGGACGGgaagtaaacagtaaacacatttacatacgCATACAGATGATGTGAGAGAACCTgtattgtgacttttttttgtgtgtgatagtaatatattgtctttttttttttttttttttttctaccgcAATTTGACAACAGCCATGTAAACGTGTTCATTCCTTAATAAAATTCTATCCATACGTTCATTTGGCGGATGGTTTTAGTTGACACGTGTTCCAGAAACCGATTTAAGCAGCTTAAGAGTCTTTATGAAGCACGCTGAGACCGCCCGTTCGGCTGGAAAAAAGTATGCACGGATCGACACTACCAAAAGAATCGAGCGGAAATAGTAGACCGCCTGGGTACCTTTGGGATAGTTTCGACATACTACGATCTGGGACGCACGGAAGCTTtgaaacctggaggaaactttCAGCGCAGCTTTTACAGAAGACGTCGTGGAGATGTTCTACGGATAAACGGATTGCGAACTAAGCACGGAAACGCTTTTAATGAGATacgatcgtgtgtgtgtgaatgacttTGTCTTCATTTTAATATCCAGCCTACGTCTTGTCGGATCCGGCGAATGATCCAGCAGCCAGTGAGCAGGAGATGGACTTGTTCTTTTAATTGGATGGTCTATTAATAAATTGATCTTAATATCTAATCTCCATAAATTGTTTTATcatatttaaattcaatttctAAACAtactaatattttatatattaaatagaaTCTGCTACTGTTTACACCAGGAAGTAAATCGAACCATACGGTTCAATTCAATTCCGTTTTAttcgtgtagcgcttttaacagtgaacgctgtctcaaagcagcttcgCGGAAAGATATAAACACAGGGTAGAGATTTGAAATGTGTGGATTTGTCCCTAAGGAGCGAGCAGGCGacgagggaaaaactccctgagacgatacgaggaagaaacctcgagaggaaccggaggAACTCGGAAGGGaccccgtcctcatctgggtcacgacggctcgtgtgaacgtaaaagaaaaaacaaaaacactcgATTTGTTTTAGTGACCGTAAACCACGGAGGACGGTGGCACGGTATTAAATGAGACTTCAAACTATAGCAAGATCAAGTCAGTCTTTATTCAGTGCAGTCACACAGTGCGGGCGTGAAAACGAATCGGTGCACCTGGAAAGTTTTTTGCGCTAACAGCCCGACTGAACGAACCGAAAGAGAAGCCGAGAATCGAACGACGGCGAAGGAACGGACTAAAGAGTCCGCGCTCCCGGTTAGCGAGCGCGAAGGTTTGCGTTTGAAAATATCCGTTAACGCGATCGACGCGTTTTCACTTCGTATCGAGGTCCTTCTTTTATGCTGGTGTGTTTGATCGCACTTctggtttgtttttcagcaggtaTTCGGCCTGAAACATAACGGTAAAAAATACGATCCGTATAAACGGTATACGTACATGAATGAGCGCTGTACTGAAAGAACGTCACAGGTAAAGGATGAGAAAACCTACCAGGAAGTCGATCGGATCGTCTGGTCGGACCTCGCAGATCTCGAGGCAGCCTCGAATCACAGTGGGCAACACGCTGGTCATCAAATAGTGCCTGAGAGGAGCGGATTCTGCCATCAACAGCGCCTCTTCCTGTCGCCTCTCGTCCTCCAGACAGCGGATCTGACGCACACAAGCATGCACAGGCAGGAATGACGGCGAAACCCGGAACGTCTCATGAACGTTTCACGCCACAACATGAACGGATTACAACTATGATTTGTCACTctgttgcctcgcacctccagggttgggggtttgaatcccgacTCCGCCCCGTGTGCCCGGAGTTCGCATGTCCTCCgggctttgggggtttcctccgggacATGCGTCGTATGCATTGATTGGCATTCCCGAATTATCCGTAACGTGTGAATCCCTGgtactgaaaatggatggatggatgatcttTGTCGTAGTCTTTCTAAACATTTAAGTATCAAGACCTATCACTGCCTGCTGAGATTCCTGTCCATTCTATCCCTAGCGAATGACTCCAGGCcccagtgtagtgtgtgttcgTACCCATTCCTCCTGCTGCTGTGCCCGCTGctcctcttcttcctttctGCGCGTGGCTTCAGCCTGGCGTGCCTCCTCCTTCTCCCTCAATCTGATCTCTACCTGCCTCAACTCTTCCTCCAAATCCTTGGTGGTGGGGCCGTAATTCCTGGCCTTC
Proteins encoded:
- the ero1a gene encoding ERO1-like protein alpha isoform X1; amino-acid sequence: MFADHCRKMRLLLFYIHCSVLVFPVSGSLGSSAAHRCFCKVTGSLDDCACDVETIDEFNNEKLFPQLQKLLSSDYFRFYKVNLNNPCPFWTDSGHCGLRDCAVKPCTPNEVPEGLKSSSYKYSLEANQHTKECEMAEKLGAVNSSLSDETRQALLEWNRHDDEADRFCMHDDEDSPDSQYVDLLLNPERYTGYKGPEAWQIWNSIYEENCFKPYTVKRPLNPLVSSSGDSEGRGFYKWLEGLCVEKRAFFRLVSGLHASINVHLSARYLLDDNWFERKWGPNVTEFQLRFDEELTKGEGPKRLRNLYFLYLIELRALVKVLPFFERPSVHLYTGEAEQDEQIKELLVGLLRVAKSFPLHFDETTLFAGDKTEAAKLKDDFRRTFKNISRIMDCVGCFKCRLWGKLQTQGLGTALKILFSEKQIETLPQSGSAKPSFQLSRQEIVSLFNAFGRISTSIRELKNFRKLLSQLKQ
- the ero1a gene encoding ERO1-like protein alpha isoform X2; the protein is MFADHCRKMRLLLFYIHCSVLVFPVSGSLGSSAAHRCFCKVTGSLDDCACDVETIDEFNNEKLFPQLQKLLSSDYFRFYKVNLNNPCPFWTDSGHCGLRDCAVKPCTPNEVPEGLKSSSYKYSLEANQHTKECEMAEKLGAVNSSLSDETRQALLEWNRHDDEADRFCMHDDEDSPDSQYVDLLLNPERYTGYKGPEAWQIWNSIYEENCFKPYTVKRPLNPLVSSSGRGFYKWLEGLCVEKRAFFRLVSGLHASINVHLSARYLLDDNWFERKWGPNVTEFQLRFDEELTKGEGPKRLRNLYFLYLIELRALVKVLPFFERPSVHLYTGEAEQDEQIKELLVGLLRVAKSFPLHFDETTLFAGDKTEAAKLKDDFRRTFKNISRIMDCVGCFKCRLWGKLQTQGLGTALKILFSEKQIETLPQSGSAKPSFQLSRQEIVSLFNAFGRISTSIRELKNFRKLLSQLKQ